In Caldicellulosiruptor obsidiansis OB47, a single window of DNA contains:
- a CDS encoding YebC/PmpR family DNA-binding transcriptional regulator: MSGHSKWANIRHKKEKTDAQKGRLFTKLGRELMVVAKMYGPDPETNPKLRDVIAKAKANNMPMDKIMGFIKRAAGEIDTTGYEDITYEGYGPGGVAVIVEAMTNNRNRTAGELRHIFDKNGGNLGQTGCVSWMFSRKGVIVIEKESFPDEDFVMEKALEYGAEDFSSEDDIYEIITSPEDFSKVREGLEKEGFTFIRAQIEMIPQTTVKLSSEDAQKMRRLIDMLEDNDDVKEVYHNWEEDEE, encoded by the coding sequence ATGTCTGGACATTCAAAATGGGCAAATATAAGACACAAAAAAGAAAAGACAGATGCTCAGAAAGGGAGACTTTTTACAAAACTTGGTAGAGAACTTATGGTTGTTGCGAAGATGTACGGACCTGATCCTGAGACAAATCCGAAGCTCAGAGACGTAATTGCAAAAGCAAAGGCAAACAACATGCCCATGGACAAGATAATGGGGTTTATAAAAAGGGCAGCTGGTGAGATTGACACAACAGGGTACGAAGACATTACGTACGAGGGCTATGGACCTGGCGGGGTTGCTGTTATTGTTGAGGCAATGACGAACAACAGAAACAGAACAGCCGGAGAGCTTAGACACATTTTTGACAAAAACGGTGGCAATCTTGGTCAAACAGGCTGTGTTTCATGGATGTTCAGTAGAAAAGGTGTCATAGTTATTGAAAAAGAAAGTTTTCCGGATGAGGACTTTGTGATGGAAAAGGCGTTAGAGTATGGTGCTGAGGATTTCTCCTCAGAGGACGATATATATGAGATTATTACATCACCTGAGGATTTTTCAAAGGTCAGAGAAGGTCTGGAAAAAGAAGGTTTTACATTTATAAGGGCTCAGATAGAGATGATTCCCCAGACAACTGTAAAGCTTTCAAGTGAGGATGCCCAGAAGATGAGAAGACTTATTGACATGCTTGAAGATAACGATGATGTAAAAGAGGTTTATCACAATTGGGAAGAAGATGAAGAATAA
- a CDS encoding BofC C-terminal domain-containing protein produces MKLYFKTATLTAIVVFLFIVSFAVGFTITLERWKVKSEKDIKGKNVTQIAYINKDIESRIADNTLFVVRKYFKGCGHVIEEKKIVPKEYVGMSKQDFKNMFAGWEIDAFSSKYVVISRVFEGFCPNHFIISIKDGRVAIFYSQPVDGDTLKLITPISIENLPEQEVNDLKKGIVVNSFEDAIKIIEDFGS; encoded by the coding sequence ATGAAACTGTATTTTAAAACTGCCACGCTCACTGCTATTGTTGTTTTCTTGTTCATAGTTTCGTTTGCAGTAGGGTTTACTATAACATTAGAAAGATGGAAAGTGAAATCTGAAAAGGATATTAAGGGTAAAAATGTAACGCAGATTGCATATATAAATAAGGATATAGAGAGTAGAATAGCTGATAACACTTTGTTTGTTGTAAGGAAATATTTTAAAGGGTGCGGACATGTTATTGAAGAAAAGAAGATTGTACCAAAAGAGTATGTAGGGATGTCAAAACAGGACTTTAAAAATATGTTTGCCGGATGGGAAATAGACGCGTTCAGCTCTAAGTATGTGGTAATAAGCCGAGTATTTGAGGGTTTTTGTCCTAATCATTTCATAATTTCTATAAAAGACGGAAGAGTAGCTATATTTTATTCGCAACCTGTAGATGGTGATACTCTAAAGCTCATTACTCCAATTAGTATTGAAAACTTACCAGAACAAGAGGTAAATGATTTAAAAAAAGGAATTGTAGTCAACTCGTTTGAAGATGCAATAAAGATAATTGAGGATTTTGGAAGTTAA
- a CDS encoding tetratricopeptide repeat protein: MIRHNRKWIIIGIIGLILVYLVLKFFSNPTYIIVGDRVLMNTLSIDGTHEAITDMEDKEEYDDAAALAKWIVKNAKTSDDKINGYFRLAEIAYQIDNPMMEEYYANLALKSIDNKTSEIMKKVAYYTKAVAIAQRSWKLGEIERMKESIDWFEKSLKINDPINFKDTWHFNTEAYYGLAQIYLEAYGDYRKALKYIEKFLELVKEDKENSFLDNYIELLSYSGNCYYELGMKDKLREVYSIWKKNYPKYKDYFKNYKFQLKKLEFFNKLIDGKYKEAEEIMKKEDPDYLGIYYYRKVGDIEKGKKALIGFGKSNIQLYPFPLFQRWVKEFKLSEKEKKELEVMWKRWVEENRKRCLNTNVLRSDKEIAKRGWR; encoded by the coding sequence ATGATAAGGCACAACAGAAAATGGATAATAATCGGAATAATAGGTTTAATACTGGTCTATTTGGTGTTGAAGTTTTTTTCAAACCCCACCTACATTATTGTAGGTGACAGGGTTTTGATGAACACTTTATCAATTGATGGTACACATGAGGCAATAACTGATATGGAAGATAAAGAGGAGTATGACGATGCTGCAGCTCTTGCTAAATGGATTGTTAAAAATGCTAAAACTTCTGACGATAAAATAAACGGTTATTTTAGACTTGCGGAAATAGCCTACCAAATTGACAATCCGATGATGGAGGAGTATTATGCAAATCTTGCTTTGAAAAGTATTGACAATAAAACCTCAGAAATAATGAAGAAGGTAGCATATTATACAAAAGCTGTTGCAATTGCACAGAGAAGTTGGAAGCTTGGAGAAATAGAAAGAATGAAAGAATCTATTGACTGGTTTGAAAAATCGCTAAAGATAAATGACCCAATTAATTTTAAAGACACTTGGCACTTTAACACTGAAGCATACTATGGTCTTGCACAAATATATTTGGAAGCATATGGAGATTACAGGAAAGCGCTTAAATACATAGAAAAGTTTTTAGAACTGGTAAAGGAGGATAAAGAAAATAGTTTTTTGGATAATTATATTGAACTTCTATCATATTCAGGGAATTGCTATTATGAGTTAGGTATGAAGGATAAATTAAGAGAGGTGTACAGCATCTGGAAAAAGAATTATCCGAAATACAAGGATTATTTTAAGAATTACAAATTTCAATTAAAAAAGTTAGAGTTTTTTAACAAACTAATTGATGGCAAATATAAAGAGGCAGAAGAAATTATGAAGAAGGAAGATCCAGATTATTTAGGGATTTACTATTATCGAAAGGTAGGAGATATTGAAAAGGGTAAGAAAGCGTTGATAGGTTTTGGGAAGAGTAATATACAGCTTTATCCATTTCCACTTTTTCAGAGGTGGGTAAAAGAGTTTAAGCTAAGTGAGAAAGAGAAGAAGGAACTTGAGGTTATGTGGAAGAGATGGGTTGAAGAGAACAGGAAAAGATGTTTGAACACAAATGTACTGAGAAGTGATAAAGAGATAGCAAAGAGGGGTTGGAGATAG
- a CDS encoding fumarylacetoacetate hydrolase family protein has translation MKVGRFFYANKTFFGLVEDSIVKVVKSLEPLKVGKESYSIEDLKILPPVKPSKIVCVGLNYKDHAKELGLELPESPVLFLKPPTCVIGHNDSIIYPQHMSSQVDYEGELAVVIKKECRNVKPQEADEYILGYTCANDVTARDLQPKNGQWTVAKSFDTFLPLGPIITDEIDPNNSPIKTYLNGKLVQNSNTSNFIFTVQELVSYVSSIMTLKPFDVIITGTPSGIGSMKKGDIVEVEIEGIGKLVNYVI, from the coding sequence ATGAAAGTCGGAAGATTTTTTTATGCAAATAAAACATTTTTTGGACTTGTGGAAGACAGTATTGTAAAAGTTGTAAAAAGTCTCGAACCATTGAAAGTGGGTAAAGAGTCTTATTCAATAGAGGATTTAAAAATTTTGCCGCCTGTCAAGCCTTCAAAGATTGTCTGTGTAGGTCTTAACTACAAAGACCATGCGAAAGAACTTGGACTTGAACTTCCAGAAAGTCCTGTGCTATTCCTAAAACCCCCGACATGTGTGATTGGCCACAACGACAGTATAATTTATCCGCAGCATATGAGTAGCCAAGTGGACTATGAAGGAGAGCTTGCGGTGGTTATAAAAAAAGAGTGTCGCAATGTCAAACCCCAAGAGGCAGATGAGTACATACTTGGTTATACATGCGCAAATGATGTGACAGCAAGGGATCTTCAGCCTAAAAATGGTCAGTGGACTGTAGCAAAATCTTTTGACACTTTTCTACCACTTGGTCCTATTATAACAGATGAAATTGACCCAAACAACAGCCCAATCAAAACCTATCTTAATGGCAAACTTGTTCAAAATTCTAACACAAGCAATTTCATCTTCACCGTGCAGGAGCTTGTAAGTTATGTAAGCTCTATAATGACCTTAAAACCTTTTGATGTGATAATAACAGGAACTCCTTCTGGAATTGGAAGCATGAAAAAAGGAGATATTGTTGAAGTTGAAATCGAAGGAATTGGAAAGCTTGTTAATTATGTTATTTAA
- a CDS encoding tetratricopeptide repeat protein — translation MRKSRKWLIIGLIGLILVYFGFRFFSNRYIIVDGKVIMNTLSINDTHDVITSMQDRGEYNNAAALAKWIVKNAKTSDEKINGYYRLVEIAHQIDNPMMEEYYADLALKSIDNRTSRLMRKMAYYAKSIAVAQRSWELGEIERMKESVSWLEKSLKISDSTNPRDTWYFNTMAYYSLAETYLEAYGNYKKALEYIEKFLELYKEDNENKFLKRYIELLSYSGDCYYELGMKDKLRNVYSIWKKNYPKYKDYFKNYKFQLKMLEFLNKLIDGKYKEAEEIMKKEDPDYLGIYYYRKVGDIEKGKRALIGFGKSNIQLYPFPLFQRWVKEFKLSEKEKKELEVMWKRWVEENRKKCLTTNVLRSDKEIAKRGWR, via the coding sequence ATGAGAAAAAGCAGGAAGTGGCTGATAATTGGATTGATAGGTTTAATACTGGTTTATTTTGGTTTTAGATTTTTTTCAAACAGATATATCATTGTAGATGGCAAAGTTATAATGAACACTTTGTCAATTAATGATACACATGATGTGATAACAAGCATGCAAGATAGAGGAGAGTATAATAACGCTGCAGCTCTTGCTAAATGGATTGTTAAAAATGCTAAAACTTCTGATGAAAAAATAAACGGTTATTATCGACTTGTGGAGATAGCTCACCAGATTGATAATCCGATGATGGAGGAGTATTATGCAGACCTTGCTTTGAAAAGTATAGATAATAGAACATCGAGATTGATGAGAAAAATGGCATATTATGCAAAATCTATTGCTGTTGCTCAGAGAAGTTGGGAACTTGGAGAAATAGAAAGAATGAAAGAATCCGTCAGCTGGTTAGAAAAATCCTTAAAGATAAGTGACTCTACGAATCCAAGAGACACGTGGTACTTTAATACCATGGCATACTATAGTCTTGCAGAAACGTATTTGGAAGCATATGGGAATTACAAGAAAGCACTTGAATACATAGAAAAGTTCTTGGAACTTTATAAGGAAGATAATGAAAATAAATTTTTAAAAAGATATATTGAACTTCTATCATATTCAGGAGACTGTTATTATGAGTTAGGCATGAAGGATAAATTAAGAAATGTGTACAGCATCTGGAAAAAGAATTATCCAAAATACAAAGATTATTTTAAAAATTATAAGTTTCAATTAAAAATGTTAGAATTTCTAAACAAACTAATTGATGGCAAATATAAAGAGGCAGAAGAAATTATGAAGAAGGAAGATCCAGATTATTTAGGGATTTACTATTATCGAAAGGTAGGGGATATTGAAAAGGGTAAGAGAGCGTTGATAGGTTTTGGGAAGAGTAATATACAGCTTTATCCATTTCCACTTTTTCAGAGGTGGGTAAAAGAGTTTAAGCTAAGTGAGAAAGAGAAGAAGGAACTTGAGGTTATGTGGAAGAGATGGGTTGAAGAGAACAGGAAAAAATGTTTGACCACAAATGTGCTGAGAAGTGATAAAGAGATAGCAAAGAGGGGTTGGAGATAG
- a CDS encoding fumarylacetoacetate hydrolase family protein, producing MKVGRFFYANKTFFGLVEDSIVKVVKSLEPLKVGKESYSIEDLKILPPVKPSKIVCVGLNYKDHAKELGLELPESPVLFLKPPTCVIGHNDSIIYPQHMSSQVDYEGELAVVIKKECHNVKPQEADEYILGYTCANDVTARDLQPKNGQWTVAKSFDTFLPLGPIITDEIDPNNSPIKTYLNGKLVQNSNTSNFIFTVQELVSYVSSIMTLKPFDVIITGTPSGIGSMKKGDVVEVEIEGIGKLVNYVI from the coding sequence ATGAAAGTCGGAAGATTTTTTTATGCAAATAAAACATTTTTTGGACTTGTGGAAGACAGTATTGTAAAAGTTGTAAAAAGTCTCGAACCATTGAAAGTGGGTAAAGAGTCTTATTCAATAGAGGATTTAAAAATTTTGCCGCCTGTCAAGCCTTCAAAGATTGTCTGTGTAGGTCTTAACTACAAAGATCATGCGAAAGAACTTGGACTTGAACTTCCAGAAAGTCCTGTGCTATTCCTAAAACCCCCGACATGTGTGATTGGCCACAACGACAGTATAATTTATCCGCAGCATATGAGTAGCCAAGTGGACTATGAAGGAGAGCTTGCGGTGGTTATAAAAAAAGAGTGTCACAATGTAAAACCTCAAGAGGCAGATGAGTACATACTTGGTTATACATGCGCAAATGATGTGACAGCAAGGGATCTTCAGCCTAAAAATGGTCAGTGGACTGTAGCAAAATCTTTTGACACTTTTCTACCACTTGGTCCTATTATAACAGATGAAATTGACCCAAACAACAGCCCAATTAAAACCTATCTTAATGGCAAACTTGTTCAAAATTCTAACACAAGCAATTTCATCTTCACTGTGCAGGAGCTTGTAAGTTATGTAAGCTCTATAATGACCTTAAAACCTTTTGACGTGATAATAACAGGAACTCCTTCTGGAATTGGAAGCATGAAAAAAGGAGATGTTGTTGAAGTTGAAATCGAAGGAATTGGAAAGCTTGTTAATTATGTTATTTAA
- a CDS encoding 4Fe-4S binding protein: MPKVLRADNMNKCLGCFTCMLTCAAVNHNNHNLAKSSIKVKTRGGLQSKFAATVCVACKEPACAEACPTNALVKRPGGGVKLIEEKCIACEKCVSACIVGSIHMDYDRKIPIVCKHCGACVRMCPHNCLSMEEVSE, encoded by the coding sequence TTGCCAAAGGTTCTTCGAGCTGATAATATGAACAAATGTCTTGGATGCTTTACATGCATGCTCACATGTGCAGCAGTGAACCATAACAATCACAACCTTGCAAAAAGCTCAATAAAAGTTAAGACAAGAGGAGGACTTCAGAGTAAGTTTGCAGCAACAGTTTGTGTTGCGTGCAAAGAACCAGCGTGTGCAGAGGCTTGTCCCACAAATGCGCTTGTTAAAAGGCCCGGTGGCGGTGTTAAGCTAATTGAAGAAAAATGCATTGCATGCGAAAAATGTGTTAGCGCATGCATAGTTGGTTCAATTCACATGGACTATGATAGAAAAATCCCAATTGTTTGCAAACACTGTGGGGCATGTGTGAGAATGTGCCCACACAATTGTCTTTCAATGGAAGAGGTGAGTGAGTAA
- a CDS encoding aldehyde ferredoxin oxidoreductase family protein — translation MIGKDFIRVLYIDLTNKKADIQEREDLYKYLGGAGVAAKLLEENMKKGVDPLHESQPLIISIGPLSTIFPVVTKAVATFVSPHTGEYGESHAGGRLAMAIRNAGYDAIVITGKAQKPTYLVITDKNIEFKDARAMWGLDIEETGRVIREREPGPGKRSIIRIGRAGENLVTYSCVNVDTYRHFGRLGIGAVFGSKNLKAMMIMGEEDLPISNLKEYFKTYQEIYKKVTQTDAMAKYHELGTPMNIKVLNSISSLPTKNLLQSTFEHADDISGETFAEKNLVRKVSCVGCPIGCIHIGQFRREFDKGYEYESIAVSYDHELIYALGSLLGIKTTDEVLQIIDEVELAGLDAISTGVVLAWATEALKKGLISREDTLADLEFGNTMEYVKAIDNIADRVNEFYYTIGKGLKEAVKKYGGEEFALLYGGNEMAGYHTGYAFALGQTVGARHSHLDNAGYSYDQSAKELKDEEIIDYVINEEKERAVLTSLCICLFARKVYDRSTILKALNAVGINWTNDDLTRLANDVFFTKLKIKKELGYSLENYKFPKRIFETPTMWGKMDEERLNRLLKMYIERVEKEYEDWSRGK, via the coding sequence ATGATAGGCAAGGACTTTATAAGAGTGCTTTATATTGACCTTACAAACAAAAAAGCAGATATTCAAGAAAGGGAGGATCTTTACAAATACTTAGGCGGAGCAGGTGTTGCAGCAAAACTTTTAGAGGAAAATATGAAAAAAGGTGTTGACCCTTTGCATGAAAGCCAGCCTCTCATTATATCTATAGGACCTCTTTCAACTATCTTTCCTGTTGTGACAAAAGCTGTTGCTACTTTTGTCTCACCCCATACAGGAGAATACGGGGAAAGTCATGCAGGTGGCAGACTTGCAATGGCTATAAGAAATGCAGGGTATGATGCAATAGTTATAACAGGAAAAGCTCAAAAGCCCACATACCTTGTCATTACAGATAAGAATATTGAATTTAAAGATGCAAGAGCTATGTGGGGACTTGACATAGAGGAGACAGGAAGGGTTATAAGAGAAAGAGAGCCAGGTCCAGGGAAAAGAAGTATAATCAGAATTGGCAGGGCAGGCGAAAACCTTGTAACATACTCTTGTGTCAACGTTGATACTTACAGACATTTTGGAAGGCTTGGCATAGGAGCAGTCTTTGGAAGCAAAAACCTCAAAGCGATGATGATAATGGGCGAAGAGGATTTGCCTATTTCGAATTTAAAAGAGTACTTTAAGACTTATCAGGAGATATACAAAAAAGTTACACAGACAGATGCAATGGCGAAGTATCATGAGCTTGGGACACCTATGAACATCAAAGTGCTAAACAGCATAAGTTCTCTTCCAACTAAGAATTTACTTCAGTCTACATTTGAGCATGCGGACGATATCTCAGGTGAGACGTTTGCCGAAAAGAACCTGGTCAGAAAGGTTTCGTGTGTTGGCTGTCCCATTGGATGCATCCATATAGGGCAGTTCAGACGCGAGTTTGACAAGGGATATGAGTATGAGTCTATTGCTGTATCGTATGACCATGAACTTATATATGCTTTAGGTAGTCTTTTAGGAATAAAAACAACTGATGAGGTCCTTCAGATTATTGATGAGGTAGAACTTGCAGGACTTGATGCTATCTCAACAGGTGTTGTATTGGCATGGGCAACAGAAGCACTCAAAAAAGGTCTTATCTCAAGAGAAGACACTCTTGCTGACCTTGAGTTTGGCAACACCATGGAGTATGTAAAAGCAATTGACAATATTGCAGACAGGGTAAACGAGTTTTACTACACAATTGGCAAAGGTCTCAAAGAGGCTGTGAAAAAATATGGAGGAGAAGAGTTTGCACTTTTGTATGGTGGCAATGAGATGGCAGGATATCATACAGGCTATGCATTTGCGCTTGGTCAAACAGTTGGTGCAAGGCATTCTCACTTAGACAATGCAGGTTACTCTTATGACCAGAGCGCAAAAGAATTAAAAGATGAGGAAATAATAGATTATGTGATTAATGAAGAGAAGGAAAGAGCAGTGCTCACATCGCTGTGCATATGTCTATTTGCACGAAAGGTGTATGACAGGTCAACTATCTTGAAAGCATTAAATGCGGTTGGTATAAACTGGACTAATGATGACCTTACACGACTTGCAAATGACGTATTTTTTACTAAACTAAAAATCAAAAAGGAGCTTGGATATTCACTTGAAAATTATAAATTTCCGAAGAGAATATTTGAAACACCTACAATGTGGGGAAAGATGGATGAAGAGAGGTTAAATAGGCTTTTGAAGATGTATATCGAGAGGGTGGAAAAAGAATATGAAGATTGGAGTAGAGGTAAATAG
- a CDS encoding MoaD/ThiS family protein: protein MKIGVEVNSFFSRYGSRIGKMEIEIDQNTNVEKLLENLNIPKDKVGFVVVNQKRVDFSYVLSENDSVYITPYATGG, encoded by the coding sequence ATGAAGATTGGAGTAGAGGTAAATAGTTTCTTTAGCAGGTATGGCAGCAGGATAGGCAAAATGGAAATTGAGATTGACCAGAACACAAATGTAGAAAAGCTTCTTGAGAACTTAAACATTCCAAAAGACAAGGTTGGATTTGTGGTTGTTAATCAAAAAAGGGTTGACTTTAGCTATGTGTTGTCGGAAAATGATAGTGTGTATATAACTCCATATGCAACTGGAGGATAA
- a CDS encoding HesA/MoeB/ThiF family protein — MAIQGRYIKNIGALSIDAQKKLFSTTVAVVGVGGIGGFLIEGLARLGVKKIIAVDMDSFDETNLNRQIISNVSNLGKFKVFEAEKRVKEINPAVYFEPIKEKAYLENLDIFLMEASYIFDATDNIEIRKSLSKFAQKMDKVLIHGGCAGWYAQIAIITKDTHGIEKLLGETNVEGAEKDLGNPIFAPMLTAAFELSEFCKLISDQGENLIGKCMIINLLTNEYRIFEF, encoded by the coding sequence ATGGCTATACAAGGAAGATATATAAAAAACATAGGTGCTTTGAGTATAGATGCTCAAAAAAAACTTTTTTCAACAACAGTTGCGGTTGTTGGAGTAGGCGGAATAGGTGGTTTTTTAATTGAAGGTCTGGCACGACTTGGAGTAAAAAAAATTATAGCAGTTGATATGGACTCTTTTGATGAGACGAATTTAAATAGGCAGATAATTTCTAATGTAAGCAACCTTGGAAAATTCAAAGTATTTGAGGCTGAAAAAAGAGTAAAAGAAATAAATCCTGCAGTTTATTTTGAACCAATAAAGGAAAAGGCTTATTTAGAAAACCTTGATATATTTTTGATGGAAGCAAGTTATATCTTTGATGCAACTGACAATATAGAAATAAGAAAGAGTCTTTCAAAGTTTGCACAAAAGATGGACAAGGTTTTAATTCACGGAGGGTGTGCTGGCTGGTATGCCCAGATTGCCATCATTACAAAAGACACACATGGAATAGAAAAACTTTTGGGAGAGACAAATGTTGAGGGTGCTGAAAAAGACCTTGGCAACCCGATTTTTGCACCAATGCTGACAGCAGCCTTTGAACTTTCTGAGTTTTGTAAGCTGATATCAGATCAGGGTGAGAACTTAATTGGAAAGTGTATGATTATAAATCTTCTGACAAATGAATATAGAATTTTCGAATTTTAG
- a CDS encoding substrate-binding domain-containing protein, with the protein MQKEKYLRNFAVLLTFIFVATLSFLSFSYYKTFKIATTTSIYDSGFLDFVIPAFKKKNNMKLAFISVGSGQAVKIFKNGDADGIIIHERSFLDELEKTKLINGYSAFVSNYFILVGPKDKKDLFKKVKSVQEAFALIRKNNFKFVSRADNSATYIRELEIWKLAKVQPNFGGYIKSGQGMGMSLNLANEKGAFILTDEATFYKMKDKLDSLDVVYQNSKEQVLTNIYYFAYSPKKVQLSKFAAYLKSKEFKNLVSSFNQKFFKKEIYRVVK; encoded by the coding sequence ATGCAAAAAGAAAAGTATCTCAGAAATTTTGCAGTACTACTTACTTTTATTTTCGTTGCTACTTTAAGCTTTCTTTCATTTTCTTACTATAAAACTTTCAAGATAGCTACAACTACAAGTATATACGATAGTGGTTTTCTGGACTTTGTAATACCTGCATTCAAAAAGAAGAACAATATGAAATTGGCATTCATTTCAGTAGGAAGCGGTCAGGCAGTCAAGATTTTCAAAAATGGCGATGCTGATGGAATAATAATACATGAAAGGTCATTTTTAGATGAACTTGAAAAAACAAAGCTGATAAATGGTTATAGCGCATTTGTTTCGAACTATTTTATACTTGTTGGGCCAAAAGATAAAAAGGATTTATTTAAAAAGGTAAAAAGTGTCCAAGAAGCTTTTGCACTGATAAGAAAAAATAACTTTAAATTTGTGTCACGTGCAGACAATTCAGCAACTTATATTAGAGAACTTGAGATATGGAAGTTAGCAAAGGTCCAGCCAAATTTTGGAGGATATATAAAGTCAGGGCAGGGTATGGGAATGAGTCTAAATCTTGCAAATGAAAAGGGAGCTTTTATTCTCACCGATGAAGCAACATTTTACAAAATGAAAGATAAATTAGATAGTTTGGATGTAGTTTATCAAAATTCAAAGGAGCAAGTACTTACAAATATATATTACTTTGCTTACTCACCTAAAAAAGTACAGCTTTCCAAGTTTGCTGCATACTTGAAAAGCAAGGAATTTAAAAATCTTGTAAGTTCTTTTAACCAAAAATTCTTCAAAAAAGAAATATACAGAGTTGTAAAATGA
- a CDS encoding ABC transporter permease, which yields MLANVVLSTLIVCIPSTFLAILIGVPAGYFLKVKRFKYRKMLIRIVYTLSGLPPVLAGLLVYILLSRKGPLGFLDILFTKWAMIITQVILIVPIVTLYTLSGLKNIDSVLENLDYLNVKGCKRHTAIVREYLKEIIYAIVLGLSRAISEVGGVLIVGGNIEGSTRILTTAIIFEITKGEFSHALLLGAVLLAISFTFNTILQILQGDAFD from the coding sequence ATGTTGGCAAATGTAGTTCTTTCAACTTTGATTGTTTGTATTCCTTCGACATTCTTGGCGATTTTGATAGGTGTTCCTGCAGGATATTTTCTCAAAGTCAAAAGATTTAAATACAGAAAGATGCTAATTAGAATAGTTTATACTCTATCTGGGCTACCACCCGTGCTCGCAGGACTGCTGGTATATATACTTCTTTCCAGAAAAGGTCCTCTTGGTTTTTTGGACATACTTTTTACCAAATGGGCTATGATCATTACCCAGGTAATACTCATTGTTCCTATAGTCACACTGTATACCCTGTCTGGACTAAAAAATATAGATAGTGTTCTTGAAAACTTGGATTATTTGAATGTGAAGGGATGCAAAAGGCATACAGCCATTGTGAGGGAGTATTTAAAAGAGATAATATATGCTATTGTTTTAGGTCTTTCAAGAGCAATTTCTGAGGTTGGTGGAGTTTTGATTGTTGGGGGGAACATAGAAGGAAGCACACGGATTTTAACAACAGCCATAATTTTTGAAATTACCAAGGGTGAGTTTTCACACGCTCTTTTGCTGGGTGCGGTACTGCTTGCTATCTCATTTACTTTTAATACAATTTTGCAAATATTGCAGGGTGATGCTTTTGATTAA
- a CDS encoding ATP-binding cassette domain-containing protein codes for MIKVIDVKKNFGQRILFECKSLTFEKKGLYIIKGPNGCGKTTFLKMLFGKDKEYLGIIHNLFNKNIMLPQQPYFFKGSVEYNLALALSHENLKSAQEVLKMFGVPLKTNINQLSAGQRQLISFLRAFYIPSDVLFLDEPDSFLDIDVKEFVYRLIEDEAQKRCIIVVTHHQSAALKGNMIYFENGQIIKEGELYK; via the coding sequence TTGATTAAAGTGATAGATGTAAAAAAGAATTTTGGGCAGAGGATATTGTTTGAGTGTAAGAGTCTCACATTTGAAAAGAAAGGACTTTATATTATAAAAGGACCAAACGGTTGCGGGAAGACCACATTTTTGAAAATGCTATTTGGAAAGGACAAAGAATATTTAGGTATAATACACAATCTGTTCAATAAAAACATTATGCTTCCACAGCAGCCATATTTTTTTAAAGGGTCGGTTGAATATAATCTTGCACTTGCTCTTTCGCATGAGAATCTAAAGTCTGCCCAGGAGGTTTTAAAGATGTTTGGTGTTCCTCTTAAAACCAACATAAATCAGCTCTCAGCTGGGCAGAGACAGCTAATAAGTTTCTTAAGAGCGTTTTATATACCTTCTGATGTACTTTTTTTGGATGAGCCCGATTCCTTTCTCGACATAGATGTAAAAGAGTTTGTGTACAGACTTATAGAAGATGAAGCACAAAAAAGGTGTATAATAGTTGTAACGCACCATCAAAGTGCAGCTTTGAAGGGTAATATGATATATTTTGAAAATGGTCAGATTATTAAAGAAGGGGAGCTCTACAAATGA